The DNA window TGAGGGAGGAGGGGCCTGAATTAACTGCGCGGGGACTGGCAGTGCCGTGGGCAGGGGCTCTGGGGGTGCAaagagccccccgccccccatgttctctctcttgctttccccaCTCACAGACGAAAATGAGTGCATGCTGTCCCCTGCGGCCTGCGGCAGTGCCTCCTGCCACAACACACTGGGCGGCTTCCGCTGCGTCTGCCCCTCTGGCTTTGACTTTGACCAGGCCCTGGGGGGCTGCCAGGACATAGATGAGTGTACAGGCGGGCCCTGTAGCTACAGCTGCACCAACACCCCTGGAGGCTTCTTGTGCGGCTGTCCCCAAGGCTACTTCCGGGCTGGGCAAGGgtgaggggctggaggggggTGGGCCGAGGTTCCCCAACCCCACAAGAGCATCTGTGCGCACATGTATGCGTGCACACGCGAGCTCACACCCCAGTCTGGTGCAGTTGCCTGTGCAGACGCGAGCTCACACCCCACTCTGGTGTAGTTGCCTGCGTGGTGCACCTGCGTATTTGCACATAAACACCTGTAGGTGCACACTTCCCTGTAGTGCCCTTGAGCATATGCACGACTCACACCTATGCCAGCACCGTGGTCACCCTTATGCATTCGTAGATCTTagcgtgcacatgtgcacacataatACACACCAGCGTTATGGGGTGCCTGCAGGTCCACATCTCTGCCCGCGGGGAGCCAAGGGATGTACGCACACATGCGCATGTGTAGGCACACACACGAGGCACTCCTGCACATTGACACACCAGCACCCGTCCCCACGAGCAACATGGCTCCGAATGGAGAGTGGGAGCtggagggggtggcgggggcagAACCCCACAGCCTTCCCCTGAAGACCCATCACCCCCTTGTCCTGGCCCAGGCACTGTGTCTCTGGCCTGGGCTTCAGCCCTGGACCCCAGGAGACCCCAGACGAGGAGGAGCTGCTCTCATCTGAAGCCTGCTATGAGTGCAAGGTCCATGGCCTCCCCCCTCATGACAGGCCACGGCGCAGCACCTACGGCGGTCACcaggtggggagaaggaaggcagaAGTGAGATAGGAATGTTGGGTCTGAGGGGCTTTCAGTATTAGATTTAACCAAATATGCATTACTTTGCCCTATTTCCCCCTCGCTTCTATCCCTTTCCTATTGTTGCCATTGTTTTCCATAAGCTTCACAAGGGTAGGGCCCTGCGTCTGTAAGAGTGAGTGCAGGttgttggggctcctgggatgGGCACCCACGGATCTGGGTTGGGGGGGCTGCCCCCCACCTCttgccctgcccccaggccccctccctgGGCTTTGCCGGCAATACCAAAGACAGCCAGCAGGTGTCAGCAAGAGCACATGTCTGAGCAAGACGGGTTGGGGGCGGGTGCTCAAGTCTGCAGACCAGAAGGGCGGGGAAACAGGACTAGCATTAACACAACCACAAAGCACCCCTCAACATGTAAATGAGGAGGAACAAACACAGCAGTGCCCAGAGccaagaggaagaaaacacagaTCACCTCCTTTAGGCCTGGCTGCGTCACCCAGCCCGGGTTAGCCTGCCAGTGAGGCCGCTGGCTTATTCAGGGCCCTGTCCGACTGCCAGGACCAGGAGCGCACTCAGAGCAGCTCACATAAAGAGGGGTTTGTCATCTGCACACAGGGGGCTCTCAAAGAGCCCAGATGCAGGAAGCGTAGCAACCACCCCTACCCCGGGGAACCGGAAAGCTCTCAGGCAGCTCCTCTCTGCGGCCCCTACCCACTGCATTCTGATTCTCCCCGCCTCTGACAAGCACCTGCCTGGTCTTTGTCCACAGGTGAGCCTGGCCAGCCTCGACTCGGAAGCCCCGCTGACCTTGGGCCTGAACCTCTCCCGCCTGGGCCGGGCTGAGCACATCCTGGAGCTGCGGCCAGCTCTGGAGAGCCTGGGGGGACGGGTCCGCTATGTCATTGCCCGTGGCAACGGACCAGGGTTCTTCCGCATGCATCACCTCCCGGGCCTCAGCTCCCTGCAGCTGGGGCGTCGGAGGCCTGGGCCTGGTACCTACCAGCTGGAGGTAGTAAGCGTGGCAGGGCCCTGGAGCCCCTGGCCGGAGGGGCTGCTGACGCCAGGGGGCGGGGCCTTGCGGCTGAAGGTGCACCTGCTGCTGCTGTAGTCCAGAGGAGCCCGCCTCTCCTGCCTGACCCCAGGCCCCTCCCGCAGCCCCCATCTCTGGACTCCCTGCGTGGGCACTGCCCCGTCCTTGCCTCTTCTGGCAGGATTTGGGGGAAACTGATGTCACTCAGCTCACCACACACCGCAGAGAGACCCTGGTGACCCCAGTGAAGCCTTGGCCTTGGGGGCTACTGATCCCACCAGCAATAGGATCACTGACCAGGTGGAACCCCAAAACTCAGGAAGAGTAAAATGCAATTCTCTGACCTCAGGCGAACCCAGCCTCTGCCCAGGGGGACCCCCAACAGTCTGTCCTCCCCGGAAGCCAGCTGGAAGCCATGGCATGCACCGTCCTCCTCCAACAACCAGGGTCAAGGAGGGGCCTGTGATTCTCTATAGCTGGTCGATCTCAGGCTTATGCTGCTGCACTGCACCGTGGGTCACCCCTGGGAGGCGGTGGGACATGGGAACGGACGGCTGGTGTGGGCCTGGGGCTTGACTCTCCGAGCCAAAGAGCCTGTGGGCCCCAGCCAGAGTTGGTGACTCACAGCCAGGCTCAAGCCCCCGGTGGGGTAGGCTAGGGTTCCAGGCCGCTATTATAGCAGAAGCAGAGATGACAATAAAGTTATTTTGGGTtaagtctgcctctctgccatgTTCTGGAAGTCAGGAGATGCTGTGCTCAGCAAGGCCAGGTCAGGCTCACAGGTCAGGGAGCAGGAGGTCCCGGAGGGTAGGATAGACTTCAGCCCAGGGCTTGGAGGAGAAAGCGTGCAGGTGAGACATAGGTGAAAGCTACCTTCCGCCCCGGGGTTGGGAGACAGAGTCCCAGGGTGAACTTCAGACTCATGACTGACACAAAGCCAGGCTGCCGGTGGCCACCACTGGAAGCCCTGGTGGGGTTCACCGGTCCAGATGACAACGGCTCACGCTTCCTGACCATGTGCGACGTGCCGGGCCCCGTTCTAAGTAATCTCCAGCATTGACCCATGTCGTTGTCCTTGGAACTGCCTGGAATAGACACTGTTGGGCTCATCCCCAGTTTACAGATTGGAAAACAGGCTACAGAACAGAAGGTGACCCTAAGTGGCAGGTAGCAGAACCAGGGTTCAAAATGGGGCATCTGGGCCCGCCTCTCTGCCGTCACCAACCGGGCCATCATGCCTGGTTCCCGGGCGGGCCACATCTACGCACCATGATGGCCCAGCTCCGTACCAGGAGACCGTGGACGCGTGGTCAACGTGAGTGTATGCCATGCCTGTCGCAGacagtacattctttttttaaagtttacttatttatttttttagctattgctatacccaatgtggggctggagctcacgaccccagggtcctgaccGCCAGGCAGGCagcccaccacccccccccgGGGAGTAATGCATTTAGTCCCTGTTGACTTGTCTGAGAAAAGCAGTGATCTCACCCATTCTACGAGACAAGGGGGGACCAAGGCTCACCGAGTTTGTAAAATCTGCCCGAGTTGCCTCCATAGCCTAGTGGGGCCTGGGTGCAACCCACTGGCCCACAAACTGCCTCTTGTCCTCTAGAGAGGGAGCATTTGGTTTTCATCTGGAATGTTCTCTGTCATGCTGGAAACACACTGCCAGAGAACAGGGCAGTTGGATGGCTTGAGTCTGGCCGAGTGACCAGAGTAtggccctgcctctccctgcaggaTGGTCACTGATGCCTGGGCTGTATTCTTGGCCCGGTTTTGGTCCCCTTGGCCTACGAGGAGCTTCTCTGGACCCCTGTCAGAGCTTGCAGAGGACTCCTCCGCATTAGCTGGGGATCTGAGCCCAGGGATCTGAGCAGAACAAGCACAGTGAGCCCCGTTTTAGAGGCGAGGAAAGAGGTGCCAAGAGAACGAGtagtttgcccaaggtcaccagctGGACTCGCACCCGAGCCTGCAGCCAGCATGTCCCCCAGGAGCCGTCCGCCGTGAGGACTGCCAGCACAGATCTGGGGGTGGGACAGTCACGTGGGATTCCACACAGGCGGGGGCCGCGATGCACAGCCTATAATGAAACGTGACCGACAGGAACGGCATTCTGtcaaaggtttatttaaaaactgtAGAAAAGCACGGTCTGGGAGAAGCATCCAGGGATGGGTGCTTTGCAAGGACTCAGAGGGACCCAGGCAGGCGTGGCCCAGGACGGGTGGCAAGAGGCTCTGGTAGGCGAGGTATTCCAACCATCCTCTACAAACCCACTGCTTAGCGCTGACTCTGGCTCCTGGAGCAGGCAAGGGGGCTCGAAATAAGGTCAGCCCCCTCCTTCCAGCTGCCTGAGGAGCAGGATGTGGCAGGGGCGATAGGAGGTAGCCAGCCGCAGGCTCAGGCACAGGCACAGGCACAGAGATTCGGCCCAAATGACAGGGAGGCTGGGGCACCCGGAGCCGCAGGGGGCCATTGTGGTGAAGAAAGGTCCAGCCCATCTCGTGCTGGGCTAATCCTGGAGATGCTCGGGCTCATGGTCCTGCAGGGGGGATTGGAGAGGCCGGCAGGTGACCGGGACTGGAGTGGAGCTGGGGGCCCTGCCACCCTTGGTCCTTTCCTTGCAGTACTTGCTGAAGCCCCCTAGGCTGGGTTAGGGCAGTAAATGGCCACCTGAGTGTCAGCCTGCAGGGCTGACACAGGGCCAGCCTCCTTGGTCCAGGAAGGGAGTCCCCTCACCCAATCTGCTGCTCAGGAGCCCTCATCCTGTGGCAGTGGTGATGGGTGGAGAGACAACCACATCATCAGAATCCTTACCTGCATTAGCTTTTGTCCGGAAGGAAGTTTCCCTCTTATTGATTCTGCCGGGCCTCCTAAACTTGGCTGGTGGGAGTTTGGAGTTTCCAGGGCCTGTCTTCCTACATCTAAAGGGGGGGCCTGTaccagagagaaaggaatagATAAGAGTTCCGTCAGTGCTCTCTGAGCACCTGGATCCAGCCGAGCCTGAAACTGTTGGCTAGTCACTTGAGCTGATGAGCTTCCCATTTGCTTGAGTTTGCCATCTCTAGCAATGGAAAAGTCTGGGCTGAAAGAGTTGTTCATTCACTCAGTCTCCACTCACCAGCAATCTGCCCTCTTTGGGGTGGTGACAGCTGTCAGCATGCTGGACTTTGATCCCCTCCTTTGGGGGTTCAGAAGCCAGGGGCccacagcagggagggggaggcccCAGATGCTAGGCTTGGGTTTCACGCACCGTGAAAGTGTCTCTGGAGGTGTTTTGGGAAGGTCTTGTTCCCAGCATCCAGGAAGTCTGTCATCTTctgcacccaggtgtccctcggGTTCGCACACAGCACCTTGTTTTTCGGTAATAAGAATCTGTGGGGGTGGGAAAGCGGGTCCCCAGGTTagggtgggagcagggagcaAAGTTGTGAATGAGCAccgcccccccgccgccccagcCTCCTGTGAGCCCACGCACATCACGGCAGGCAGGTTGCAGCTCCCGCTCACTTCCTGGCGCCGGTAGCCCTGGGCAAGCTGGAGCCGTTGGGACCGCACACAGCGGTTGTAGTGCAGGCAGCAGTCCTCCGAGACACCTGCAAACACGGCCGGAGGCTCAGGTCGCTGTGCGCACGCACACTGGGCAAGCACTGCCCCAGACGCACGCACCCCGAAACAGACCACAGCCCTCCCAGCCCCGGTGATAAGGAGGCTGGCTCGGCTCACCTTTGACCCCTGATATGGGGAGTTGGTAGGAGTTGGAGGGGGTCCACAGTCCAGGGCTGGGATGGGCCCAGGACCACACAATGGGTAAGGGATCAAAGCTGTCTCTACTCCTGCTCTGGGGTAGAGGGCAAGGGGTGCAAATGGTATGCTCCAAGGGGGGGCCAGGGACCCCCATGCCCAGCCCAGTCCCTTCTAAAACGAAGGGTCTGGCCAGCTGCTCCTGATGTCCCAGCTCCTGCTCCAGGCTGGCCCTCCCGCCTAGAGCTCTCTCAaatgcctctgcctctgtccccatcaGAGTGACCACTCATTCAGCGGGCCAGAAACCAGGACGTCTCTGTTCGTTTACTGGTAGGTTGAAAAAAAGGCATCTCGAGTTCCTACTAGGTGCCGGATGTGTACAGAGCGGAATTGGACATGGGGATCTCCCAGCCTGGGGACAGGGGGAGCCCAGAGGTCAGTTGTGCTGGGAGGTGGAGGAGCAGGGACCCAGAGCAGGGCGGGCTTGGGAGAGGAGGTGCTGGTGCCTGCAGGGCCGGGGAGGATGAGCAGGGGGACCTGATGAGACGGACAAGGAGAGGCCTTCAAAGCCCTGTGGGATCCATCCCTCCGCTGACCCCCGCCTCCAGGTGCCACACCTGGGTTCTGGCCACGTGCAGTAgttgggatgggggaggaggactTGAGTGGTCTCCCGCATCTCCAAACCGTGGCCCCAGAGGGCAACGGGCAGGGGTGCTGGAAGGACCCTGGCTTGGAGTACCAGGCAAGCCGGGGGCCATTCTGTCCCCAAAATCAAAGGGCCCCAGGATGGGCCTCTGATAGCAGGACAAGGAGAACGAAGCCCAGCCCCAACCTGGGCAAAGGTAAGGTCTCCTGGAAGCAGGGCTAGGGCCTCTCAGGCCCAGTGAGGGgcaggcggggcagggcgggCAGGGACGGTGGGGGTGGCTCTGGGGCTTTGACCAAGCCGGGGTCCCTGCTTAGCCAGTTACTGGGGCTCAGCTGCCTCCCTTGGGGCCCTGTCCTATGTCCTAGGGACGCAGGACACAGTGGCCGGGCTCTTGGTGGACTCTGTATGTACCAAACCCTCAGATGCCTAATAGGGGAAGCAATGGGAAGGGACTCCCCATTAAGAGCAGTAATGGCTGGCTGTGTTGCCACCGGGCACTGAAGAATTTTGCAAACATCAGCCCATTGGATTCTGGTGTCCTGTCTCTGCAGCGGGAATTCAGagccccactttgcagatgaggaaactgaggctcatgaAGACTGAGTAGTAACTCTCAGCCAGACTGCACAGGTCgcctgtgggggaagggggacacTCACTCCTGTAGGGTCCCATCGCTGCAGTGTGCCCCTGGCTATGCCACCCCTGCTCCTCACAGTCCCTGGGCTAGCTAGAGTCCCGGCAGGGAGGCCTTGGGTCACGACCCCCTTTGGATGCATCACAGGGGCTCtggaaggaggggctggggggcctGCATGCCCTGGGGAGGTTCACAAATGCCAGGAGTTCCTACATCCCTGGGGGCCAGGAGTTGTCCGGCAGAATTCAGGGCAGAGATGGAACAGGGAGgcttctggaggaggggaggggcaaaggggggagggcaggaaggaggggtagggagaggagggCTTCCCAGGAGGCAGGGTGGGCATGGCCCAAGACATTACCTTGAGCGTGGATGGTAGACCAGGCACCCACCAAGCTGGCCACGAGGCAGAGCAGGAGCCGCGGGTTCATGGTGCAGACTGGGCTTCCTCCTCGGCTGTGTTGAGGAGTAAGGGGAGGGGTAGGGGTAATGAGGACCCAAGATGGACAGCAGCGGGCCCTGGGAGCACCCCCATCTCAAGTCCGACCCCCAGAGCCCTCTGCACAGGGGAGGGACCAGGAGTGCTGGTAGGGCCCCTGCGCTGGTCTCAGccaagatggggggggggggcccagggTGCGGAGAGGGGTCGGGACTCACCAACACCTGCAGGGACCCAGGAGCTGTGCCTGCAGGAGTGTCTCCACGCTCTCCTGCCTGGCAGGCTATTGGGTATCAGCCTTTATAGACGGGAGCCCCACCCTGCTGCCAAaggccctcccccccccccccggcccccctcctcctctctcactcagCCTCCGCCTCCACCTTGGGTTTCTCCCAGTTTCTCTTCCTAGCTCCTCTCTCCCATGTCAGGGTGCGCCTGGAGGGAGTTGGCTGTAGATACCTGGGGACACGAGGACCTACTTCAAAGAGCTGGCAGGAAACACTGCCTTTCTCAACTATGAGGATGTGAGACAGACAAGGGTTGGCTCCCTTGGGGGCTGGAGGCTGGACCACACAGATGGACAGACACAGCCTGCCCAGGCCCCTTGCAGGCTGGCTGCCTCGGGAGCCCCCGTGACTTCCTCCCCCATCTCAGCCAGCCCCTGCTTTCTCCCCCAAGGGACCCTTTCTTCTCCTCGCATTCCCTCTCCTGCTGGACCCCAGGGCGTACCTCGGCTTCCCACAGACCGGCCTCAGGCTGCCTAGAGCCTCTGCCTTGTTCCCTGCTCCCAAGCCACCTGTTCCCATGGGGCCCTGACTTCACCccacttttttctccttccccacaaTGGGGAGCCTTACAGTTCTGCAGAAATGCCCTGGTTTTGAGAGCAGGAAAATccatagaagcagaaaataaaatccgTCATTGCCATGAGCTGGGAGGGAAGAACAGGGGTTTGGTACTACGAGTACAGTAAGCCCATGAAccttatgctttctctttttaaagattttatttgatctgttttaaagttttatttatgtgagagagagcaggcacacgctcagcagggagaggggcagagagagagggagaaagactcccCAAGCAGATTCcgggctgagcccagagccctggccAGTTGGAgctgattccaagaccctgagacggtgaccagagctgaaatcaaaagtcagacgcttagctgacggagccagccaggcgcccctgcgaCCTTCCCTTCCAGCGGTATATGAATTTTCTCGAATATTATCTGGGGAAAATGTTATTAACAACCACCAGAACAAAGACATGCTCTAGTTTGGGAAGAAATGCCCGGATTCCTAGGTAACCACGGCGACACGAAGCAAAGCAAAAACCCATGCAGAAGGCCTCTTTTGCCTTGCCCTGGCTCTGCATGGCTCACCCGGTCAGAGGTGCCGCCGGTGGGAGTGGGCGGTTGCCGCGGGAGGGGGCCTCTGCAGAGACCTCACAGCTGATCGCTTgaaacttttaagtttttaatccccCGCATCCTTAACTGGAGACCACCCCAGGAATTTATCACTGTCGTACCCATTTCTCATctccccgtcccccacccccagcccacggGAGCCCCTTGGCAGGGACCCTTCAGGGGGGCTCCCCTGGATGGTAGCGAATTGCTTTGGGGGCGGAGCTTTGGCGCGGGGCGGGGCCTAGGCGTGGGGTGGAGCTTATGAGCCATGCCCCGCCCCGCTCTGGCGGGTGAGCCACAGTGGGGCCCCGCGCCTAGCAGTCCCAAGGCAGTGGCTGTGGCCGCCCCCAGGGCCCGTGAGACTGCAGTTCCTCGACCTCCTgctctgggtgggggaggggggcgggacgCGGCTCCGCGTGGCTGGGGGCGTAGGGACGCGGCGTGGCGGGCCGGCTAGCTTCTCTGCTCCAGTCTACTGCACCTGCTCGTCCCGCCAGCGGCAGCCGCCAAGACGTGGTGTGACCCCGACTTGGCCGAGATCCCCCGCGAACTAgcccaccacccctccctcccccgcacGGTTTGTCCCACCCGCAGTCTTAACGGGGAGGAGACTGTCTGAGGCACACGGGCGCAGGTGCTCCCTTTGGAGTGAGTTCCTCTGGGGGCCTGGCTAACTCTCATTTCTCTGCTGGAGAACCCTCCCAGGTGTTCAGTGTTGGACAACTttgcagaggaagagacagagggtcAGGGAGGCTCTGAGAGTCATCAGAAAGGCACAGGGGCCCTGGGGAAGTGCCACCAGCTGAAGTGGGGGTCCTTCTGAAGTTGCTGCTGCACAttagatcccccccccccccccttcccagtGCTGTGGACAGCTCTCCTGAACCTCTGGtgtccccagctccctgctcaggtgggcTGGGAAAGCAGCAGCTAGGGGCCCTCCCCCTACGCCTCCTTGTTGCGCATGTCAGGAGGAGCACACCAACCCTTCTGGGGGCCTGGACTCCCGTTGTGCCTAGCTGCCTCCTGCTCTGGCCCAGATGCACAGTGGTTACCAGGCAactggaggaagggaggaaaaaaggttTTTCTAGGATGCCTTGCAAGCCTCTGGCCTGACTTTCAGCGACTTAATTTATAGACTGTCCCTGTGTGACCCCTTTCACTGTGCTCCTGATGTGGCTGACCTTGACACCTCCTAGAAAGCTGGCTTTGGGGGCTTCCCTCCGCGGGCTGACCAGTGGTCTCTGTGTTCCATGGGGTAGCTGCGGTGACTGTCTGTCTAGGTGGGGGCCAGGCCGTCCAGAGGGACTTGGGCCACTGGCCCTGGTTGCATGCAGCCTTGGCCTCAGTCCTGGTGCTTCCCCTGCTCTCATAGGACGTGTGGGGGACAGGCCAGCTGGACTGCCCCAGGTAGGAAGGGGGCCTCCTACCAGGCCTGCCAGGCTGGGGCACAGGCAGGGCTgttgtggggaggaagggcagtgggCTCTGAGGTGACGTGCCCATGGGGCCCTCCAGGAGACCCTCTGTGAAGT is part of the Mustela nigripes isolate SB6536 chromosome 2, MUSNIG.SB6536, whole genome shotgun sequence genome and encodes:
- the CCL25 gene encoding C-C motif chemokine 25, coding for MNPRLLLCLVASLVGAWSTIHAQGVSEDCCLHYNRCVRSQRLQLAQGYRRQEVSGSCNLPAVIFLLPKNKVLCANPRDTWVQKMTDFLDAGNKTFPKHLQRHFHGPPFRCRKTGPGNSKLPPAKFRRPGRINKRETSFRTKANAGP